The genomic stretch TGCTCCGCTGACGATTTCGGTCAATTCGGTTGTAATAGCTGCCTGGCGGGCTCTGTTGTAGCTGATGCGAAGGGTTTTGAGAATTTCGCTGGCGTTTTCTGAAGCCTTATCCATGGCAGTCATGCGCGCGCCATGTTCTGAGGCATGTGCATCAAGTATAGCTTTGAAAAATTGAGTATTCAGAATCTTGGGAATCAGTTCCTCAATCAGCTGGTCCTCGTTGGGTTCAAACAGAAAGTTGGTATGAGTCTGGGGCTGCCTGGCCTGTGCGGGTTCTACAGGGAGAAAGCGCTCCACCACAAAACGTTGGGAAGCTGCATTTTTGAATTCGCTGTATACCAGCTCCACCACATCCCAGCGATGGTTTAGGAATCCCTGAACAGCTGTTTGGGCTGCCTCGCGTACCGTTTCAAAATTGAGTTCATGAAACAACCGCCAATGATCAGGGATAACCTGGAACCGGTATTTTACGAAATGATCGTAACCCTTTTTCCCGACAGGCATCACATATACATTCCCACGAGCCTGCTGGGCTGCATATTTTTCGGTGATCAGCTGTTTTGCCAGGCGAATAAGATTGGCATTATAGGCTCCGCACAGGCCCCGGTCAGAGGTAATTACCACAATGAGCACTTTTTCCACCGGCCGTTTAGTGATGTACTTTCTGCCCGCATCGCCCTGATAGTTTTGCACGATATGCTGCAATAATTCCTGCAATTTGCGGGCAT from Thermoflavifilum aggregans encodes the following:
- the atpG gene encoding ATP synthase F1 subunit gamma, which gives rise to MPGKLKEVRNRIKSVQSTQQITKAMKMVSAAKLRRAQDAIIQMRPYARKLQELLQHIVQNYQGDAGRKYITKRPVEKVLIVVITSDRGLCGAYNANLIRLAKQLITEKYAAQQARGNVYVMPVGKKGYDHFVKYRFQVIPDHWRLFHELNFETVREAAQTAVQGFLNHRWDVVELVYSEFKNAASQRFVVERFLPVEPAQARQPQTHTNFLFEPNEDQLIEELIPKILNTQFFKAILDAHASEHGARMTAMDKASENASEILKTLRISYNRARQAAITTELTEIVSGAAALKG